From a single Hymenobacter sp. YIM 151500-1 genomic region:
- a CDS encoding DNA/RNA non-specific endonuclease — protein sequence MRTLHWPAWGILALIAGACSGSDDPSPALPEHLTLGNPSGATTDAKQPANYLLSRPQYALSYHRDRGIPNWVSWHLDASWRGAAARQDDFRPDEDLPAGWYHVGGGSYSGSGFDRGHMCPSADRTRTVADNSATFLMTNMVPQASRLNQQTWASLEEYCRTLASQGQELYIVCGSYGRGGTGANGPATTLDQGRVTVPDRCWKVVVVLPVGKDDAARVGGSTRVIAVNLPNDNTVGLNWGSYRVSVDAIEATTGLDLLSAVPADVQQTIEARVDNGPTN from the coding sequence ATGCGCACACTACATTGGCCCGCCTGGGGCATCCTGGCTCTAATAGCCGGCGCTTGCTCTGGCTCCGACGACCCCAGCCCGGCCCTGCCGGAACACCTGACGCTGGGCAACCCCAGCGGCGCCACCACCGACGCCAAGCAGCCCGCCAACTACTTGCTCAGCCGGCCCCAGTACGCGCTGAGCTACCACCGCGACCGGGGCATTCCGAACTGGGTTAGCTGGCACCTGGATGCCAGCTGGCGCGGCGCAGCGGCCCGCCAGGACGATTTCCGGCCCGATGAAGACCTGCCGGCCGGCTGGTACCACGTGGGCGGCGGTAGCTACAGCGGCTCGGGCTTCGACCGGGGCCACATGTGTCCCTCCGCCGACCGTACCCGCACCGTCGCCGATAACTCGGCCACCTTCCTGATGACCAATATGGTGCCCCAGGCTTCCCGCCTCAACCAGCAAACCTGGGCCAGCCTGGAGGAATATTGCCGCACCCTTGCCAGCCAGGGCCAGGAGCTGTACATCGTCTGCGGCAGCTACGGCCGCGGCGGCACCGGCGCCAATGGCCCCGCCACCACCCTCGACCAGGGCCGCGTGACGGTGCCGGACCGCTGCTGGAAAGTGGTGGTGGTGTTGCCCGTGGGCAAGGATGACGCGGCCCGCGTCGGCGGCTCCACCCGCGTTATTGCCGTCAACCTGCCCAACGACAACACCGTCGGCCTGAACTGGGGAAGCTACCGCGTCAGCGTCGACGCCATCGAAGCCACTACGGGGCTCGACCTGCTCTCGGCCGTGCCGGCCGACGTGCAGCAAACCATTGAAGCACGCGTCGACAACGGCCCGACAAACTGA
- a CDS encoding xanthine dehydrogenase family protein molybdopterin-binding subunit has protein sequence MKPVEKHIGAGMNRVDARLKVTGAATYSAEYELPNMSYAVLVGSTIAKGRIKSIDTRAAERAPGVLAVITHLNSPKVPGFTPTGKDPSQPQTVGGRLKVFHDDKVRFNDQPIAVVVADTLERARFAARLVQAQYEPEKHETDMAVGVKQAFVPTQAKKNPKSGVADYVRGTADAYQTGAVKLEAEYVIPTEVHHPIELQSIIAHWEAPDRLTLYDKTQGTLATRRDFAKEWNLPEENVKVIATFVGGAFGNALHSWPHESAAVIAARKVNRPVKLMLTREQMTTMVGYRPYAWQKIGMSATPDGRITAITHEAIGQTSSYEEFTESTVQQTRMMYQSPNVNTRYRIAALDVSTPIWMRGPGEATGAFALESAMDEMAHLLNLDPLEFRLRNYTDRDPENGRPWSSKFLKECYQMGAERIGWSKRQLKPGSLRDGEWLVGYGMGVGTFGAHRGSSKANARLLPNGTVVLQSAVTDIGPGTGTAMTQIAADTLGLSPDRIRFEWGNSQFAPAPTQGGSAIVNTVGPAVQEACLALKEKLRTLAAASNAAFASARKEDVVLADGYLTLNGNPAARASYADLLRQADGGVVTVESKPDGENHRQYSMYSFSVHFAEVRVHPLTGEVRVSKLVSCADAGTIVNKKTAGNQMKGGAVGGIGMALMEAAVIDDRFGRYVTKDLADYHVPVHADAPAVEVLFVNQSDPHVNALGTKGIGEIAIIGVAPAIANAVFNATGKRVRELPITPDKLV, from the coding sequence ATGAAGCCAGTAGAGAAGCACATCGGAGCCGGCATGAACCGGGTGGACGCCCGCCTGAAAGTGACGGGCGCGGCCACGTACTCGGCGGAATATGAGCTGCCCAACATGAGCTACGCCGTGCTGGTGGGCAGCACCATAGCCAAGGGGCGCATCAAGAGTATTGACACCCGTGCCGCCGAGCGGGCACCCGGCGTGCTGGCCGTCATCACCCACCTGAACTCGCCCAAGGTGCCGGGCTTCACCCCCACGGGCAAGGACCCCTCGCAGCCCCAGACCGTGGGCGGCCGGCTGAAGGTATTCCATGACGACAAGGTGCGCTTCAACGACCAGCCCATTGCCGTAGTAGTGGCCGATACCCTGGAGCGGGCCCGCTTCGCGGCGCGGCTGGTGCAGGCGCAGTACGAGCCGGAAAAACACGAAACCGACATGGCCGTGGGCGTGAAGCAGGCCTTTGTGCCCACCCAAGCCAAGAAAAACCCTAAGTCGGGAGTAGCCGACTACGTGCGCGGCACAGCCGATGCCTACCAGACCGGTGCGGTGAAGCTCGAAGCGGAATACGTTATTCCGACCGAAGTGCACCACCCGATAGAGCTACAGTCCATCATCGCCCACTGGGAAGCACCCGACCGCCTGACCCTCTACGACAAGACGCAAGGCACCCTGGCCACGCGGCGCGACTTCGCCAAGGAGTGGAATCTGCCCGAAGAAAACGTCAAGGTCATTGCCACCTTCGTGGGCGGGGCCTTTGGCAACGCCCTGCACAGCTGGCCGCACGAGTCGGCTGCCGTCATTGCGGCCCGCAAAGTCAACCGGCCGGTGAAGCTCATGCTCACCCGCGAGCAGATGACCACCATGGTGGGCTACCGCCCCTATGCCTGGCAGAAAATCGGGATGAGCGCCACGCCCGACGGCCGGATTACGGCCATCACCCACGAAGCCATTGGGCAGACGTCGAGCTACGAGGAGTTCACCGAGTCGACGGTGCAGCAGACGCGCATGATGTACCAGTCGCCCAACGTGAATACCCGCTACCGCATTGCCGCCCTCGACGTGAGCACGCCCATCTGGATGCGGGGCCCTGGGGAGGCCACCGGAGCCTTTGCCCTGGAGTCGGCCATGGACGAAATGGCCCACCTGCTGAACCTGGACCCGCTGGAGTTCCGCTTGCGCAACTACACCGACCGGGACCCTGAAAACGGCCGGCCCTGGTCGAGCAAGTTTCTGAAGGAATGCTACCAGATGGGCGCCGAGCGTATCGGCTGGAGCAAGCGCCAACTCAAGCCCGGCAGCTTGCGCGACGGCGAGTGGCTGGTGGGCTACGGCATGGGCGTGGGCACCTTCGGGGCGCACCGCGGCTCCTCGAAGGCCAACGCCCGGCTGCTGCCCAACGGCACGGTGGTGCTGCAAAGCGCCGTCACCGATATCGGCCCCGGCACGGGCACGGCCATGACCCAGATTGCCGCCGACACGCTGGGCCTGTCGCCCGATAGAATCAGGTTTGAGTGGGGGAATTCACAGTTTGCCCCCGCCCCCACGCAAGGCGGGTCGGCCATTGTGAATACAGTAGGCCCCGCCGTGCAGGAAGCCTGCCTGGCCTTGAAAGAGAAGCTGCGCACCCTGGCGGCCGCCAGCAACGCGGCTTTTGCTTCGGCAAGGAAAGAGGATGTAGTGCTGGCCGATGGCTACCTGACCTTGAATGGCAACCCCGCCGCCCGCGCCAGCTACGCCGACCTGCTGCGGCAGGCCGATGGGGGAGTAGTTACCGTGGAGTCGAAACCCGACGGCGAGAACCACCGGCAGTATTCCATGTACTCCTTCTCCGTGCACTTTGCTGAGGTGCGGGTGCATCCGCTCACGGGCGAGGTGCGGGTGAGCAAGCTGGTTTCCTGCGCCGATGCGGGCACCATCGTCAACAAAAAAACCGCCGGCAACCAGATGAAGGGCGGAGCCGTGGGCGGCATTGGTATGGCGCTCATGGAAGCGGCCGTTATCGACGACCGGTTCGGCCGCTACGTCACCAAAGACCTGGCCGACTACCACGTGCCCGTGCACGCCGACGCCCCGGCCGTGGAAGTGCTGTTCGTCAATCAGTCCGACCCGCACGTGAATGCCCTGGGCACCAAAGGCATTGGGGAAATTGCCATCATCGGGGTGGCCCCAGCCATTGCCAATGCCGTGTTCAACGCAACGGGCAAGCGCGTGCGTGAGCTGCCGATTACGCCCGACAAGCTGGTGTAG
- a CDS encoding RidA family protein has translation MTRQLIASGAPWESIVGYSRAVRVGNVVEVAGTTAQDGDAITGTDAYSQARRILEKIAAALQEAGAALEHVTRTRIYLTNVADWQAVGRAHEEVFGSIRPASTMLAVTALLDARLLVEIEATAIIPG, from the coding sequence ATGACTCGACAACTCATTGCCTCCGGGGCTCCCTGGGAATCTATCGTCGGCTACTCCCGCGCCGTGCGGGTGGGTAATGTGGTGGAAGTGGCCGGCACCACGGCCCAGGACGGCGACGCCATCACGGGCACCGATGCCTACAGCCAGGCCCGGCGGATACTGGAGAAAATAGCAGCGGCGTTACAGGAAGCCGGCGCCGCGCTGGAACACGTGACGCGCACCCGCATCTACCTCACCAATGTAGCTGACTGGCAAGCCGTGGGGCGGGCCCACGAAGAGGTGTTTGGCAGCATCCGGCCGGCCTCGACTATGCTGGCGGTTACGGCCCTGCTGGATGCGCGGCTGCTGGTGGAGATAGAAGCCACGGCTATTATTCCGGGCTAA
- a CDS encoding FAD binding domain-containing protein, with amino-acid sequence MNPFRYIRPTKPQAAIDAVANDPTATFIAGGTNLVDLMKRGVMTPQKLVDINRLPLTKIEHDNNGLRIGALALNATVADDRQVRERQPLLVQAINAGASAQLRNMATTGGNLLQRTRCPYFYDLALPCNKREPGSGCGALEGINRMHAIFGFSDKCIAVHPSDMSVALVALDATVQVSGPKGNRSIPFADLHRLPGDTPEKDTTLEPGELITAVHVPDGPFTKHVSYYKVRERASYAFALVSAAAALDLDGTTIRAARLALGGVAHKPWRLLAAEQALVGKPATEETFRQAATVAMQGARAFKHNEYKLRLAPNTLVQALNTAAAA; translated from the coding sequence ATGAACCCGTTCCGGTACATCCGCCCCACCAAGCCGCAGGCGGCCATCGACGCCGTGGCCAACGACCCCACGGCCACGTTCATTGCCGGCGGCACCAACCTTGTCGACCTGATGAAGCGCGGCGTGATGACCCCGCAGAAGCTGGTGGACATCAACCGCCTGCCGCTAACCAAGATTGAGCACGACAACAACGGCCTGCGCATTGGGGCGCTGGCGCTAAACGCCACCGTGGCCGACGACCGGCAGGTGCGCGAGCGGCAGCCGCTGCTGGTGCAGGCCATCAACGCCGGGGCCTCGGCCCAGCTGCGCAACATGGCCACCACCGGTGGCAACCTGCTGCAGCGCACCCGCTGCCCCTATTTCTACGACCTGGCCCTGCCCTGCAACAAGCGGGAGCCGGGCTCGGGCTGCGGGGCGCTGGAAGGCATCAACCGGATGCACGCCATTTTCGGCTTCTCCGACAAGTGCATTGCCGTGCACCCCTCCGACATGAGCGTGGCCCTGGTGGCGCTAGATGCCACGGTGCAGGTCAGCGGCCCGAAAGGCAACCGCAGCATTCCCTTCGCCGACCTGCACCGCCTGCCCGGCGACACGCCCGAAAAGGACACGACGCTGGAGCCCGGCGAGCTTATTACGGCCGTGCACGTGCCCGATGGGCCTTTTACCAAGCACGTGAGCTACTACAAAGTGCGGGAGCGGGCCTCCTACGCCTTTGCCCTGGTATCGGCTGCCGCGGCGCTGGACCTCGATGGCACTACTATCCGGGCCGCGCGGCTGGCTCTGGGCGGCGTGGCCCACAAGCCCTGGCGCCTGTTGGCTGCCGAGCAGGCGCTGGTGGGCAAGCCCGCCACCGAAGAAACCTTCCGCCAGGCCGCCACGGTGGCCATGCAGGGCGCCCGCGCCTTCAAGCACAACGAATACAAGCTCCGGCTGGCGCCCAATACCCTGGTGCAGGCCCTCAACACCGCGGCTGCCGCCTAA
- a CDS encoding helix-turn-helix transcriptional regulator, whose product MGSGNKAREKTKSFLKTTRRTIGPLLLREFRGRWYVLGQMQGSGRLACFGLDRIQALAPTGRTFTPPTDFDAATYFAHCFGITRPADGHEPQQVLLRFEPVQGRYALSYPLHSSQQVVLHTEDELRLRLTVYDTHELRMELLSYGPEVEVLAPAELREWLRQSHSLAMSI is encoded by the coding sequence GTGGGCAGCGGAAACAAAGCACGAGAAAAAACCAAGTCTTTTCTGAAAACGACACGGCGCACCATCGGGCCGCTGCTGCTGCGGGAGTTTCGGGGGCGGTGGTACGTGCTGGGCCAGATGCAGGGCAGCGGCCGGCTCGCCTGCTTCGGTCTCGACCGGATTCAAGCCCTGGCCCCTACTGGCCGCACCTTCACCCCGCCCACCGATTTCGACGCAGCTACATATTTCGCGCACTGCTTTGGTATTACCCGCCCCGCCGATGGCCACGAGCCCCAGCAGGTTCTGCTGCGCTTCGAGCCGGTGCAGGGCCGCTACGCGCTGAGCTATCCGCTGCACAGTTCCCAGCAGGTGGTGCTACACACCGAAGATGAACTCCGCCTCCGCCTGACCGTGTATGACACGCACGAGCTACGCATGGAGCTACTTAGCTACGGCCCGGAAGTGGAGGTGCTGGCTCCAGCGGAGCTGCGCGAATGGCTCCGGCAAAGTCACAGTTTGGCAATGTCCATCTGA
- a CDS encoding cyclophilin-like fold protein, which produces MAQNTSNTAPGAASTISNRLRIRIGSTAFTATLLDNPTAAAFKARLPLTVSMTELNGNEKYYDLPASLPTNATSPGTIQTGDLMLYGSTTLVLFYQPFATRYHYTRLGRIDNPAGLAAALGAKNVTVTFELQ; this is translated from the coding sequence ATGGCTCAGAATACCTCCAACACGGCACCCGGCGCTGCCAGCACGATAAGTAATCGGCTCCGCATCCGGATTGGTTCGACAGCATTTACCGCCACTCTGCTCGACAATCCTACCGCAGCCGCCTTCAAGGCCCGGCTACCGCTAACCGTTTCGATGACCGAGTTGAACGGCAATGAGAAGTACTACGACCTCCCGGCAAGCCTGCCCACCAACGCCACCAGCCCCGGCACAATCCAGACCGGCGACTTGATGCTCTACGGCTCAACCACGCTGGTGCTGTTCTACCAGCCCTTTGCTACAAGGTACCACTACACCCGGCTGGGCCGAATTGATAACCCGGCGGGACTGGCGGCTGCCCTGGGAGCAAAGAACGTAACGGTGACTTTTGAGCTACAGTAG
- the gyrB gene encoding DNA topoisomerase (ATP-hydrolyzing) subunit B, whose product MSETKEKKAPAEYSANSIQVLEGLEAVRKRPAMYIGDIGVKGLHHLVWEVVDNSIDEALAGYCDTIHVTINENNSITVRDNGRGIPVDFHQKEGRSALEVVMTVLHAGGKFDKDTYKVSGGLHGVGVSCVNALSQDLKVTVRRNGKIYEQEYKIGAPQYPVREIGETDEHGTQVDFLPDDTIFTESVYKYATIASRLRELSYLNKGIRITLTDRREPGENGEEFLTETFYSEGGLAEFVQYLDGSERHALMPAPIHVESEKGNVPVEVALQYNDSYQENIFSYVNNINTHEGGTHVAGFRAALTRTLKAYADKSGKLEKAKVEISGEDFREGLTAVISVKVQEPQFEGQTKTKLGNSEVSGAVNTVVGEILAQYLEENPKEAGIIVEKVILAAKARIAARKAREMVQRKTVLGSTSLPGKLADCSESDPEICEIYLVEGDSAGGTAKQGRNRAFQAILPLRGKILNVEKAQEHRILENEEIRNMITALGVTFGVPADPEKGIEADAKALNTAKLRYHKVIIMTDADIDGSHIRTLILTFFFRYMRELVDRGYIYIALPPLYLVKRGKEERYCWTEEERAQAQEEMGKGRPETVNVQRYKGLGEMNAEQLWETTMQPDTRSLKQVTVDSAAEADHLFSMLMGDEVAPRRDFIEKNAKYAKLDV is encoded by the coding sequence ATGAGCGAAACCAAAGAGAAAAAAGCCCCGGCCGAGTATTCCGCCAATAGCATTCAGGTACTCGAAGGGCTGGAGGCCGTGCGTAAGCGCCCGGCCATGTACATCGGTGATATTGGAGTGAAAGGCCTGCACCACTTGGTGTGGGAAGTGGTAGATAACTCAATTGACGAAGCCCTAGCCGGCTACTGTGACACGATTCACGTCACCATCAACGAAAACAACTCGATTACCGTCCGCGACAATGGCCGCGGCATCCCGGTGGATTTTCACCAGAAGGAAGGACGCTCGGCCCTGGAAGTGGTAATGACCGTGCTGCACGCCGGCGGTAAGTTCGACAAGGACACCTACAAAGTATCCGGGGGCCTGCACGGCGTGGGCGTGAGCTGCGTGAATGCCCTGAGCCAGGACCTGAAAGTAACCGTGCGCCGCAACGGCAAAATCTACGAGCAGGAGTACAAAATCGGGGCGCCCCAGTACCCGGTGCGGGAAATCGGCGAAACCGACGAGCACGGCACCCAGGTCGACTTCCTGCCTGACGATACCATCTTCACCGAGTCGGTATATAAGTACGCCACCATTGCCTCGCGCCTGCGGGAGCTGTCCTACCTCAACAAAGGCATCCGCATCACCCTCACCGACCGCCGCGAGCCGGGCGAAAACGGCGAGGAGTTCCTCACCGAAACCTTCTACTCGGAAGGCGGCCTGGCCGAGTTCGTGCAGTACCTCGACGGCTCGGAGCGCCACGCCCTGATGCCCGCCCCCATTCACGTGGAGAGCGAGAAAGGCAACGTGCCGGTGGAAGTGGCCTTGCAGTACAACGACTCCTACCAGGAGAACATCTTCTCCTACGTCAACAACATCAACACCCACGAAGGCGGCACCCACGTGGCCGGCTTCCGGGCCGCCCTAACCCGCACGCTCAAGGCCTACGCCGACAAGTCGGGCAAGCTGGAGAAAGCCAAGGTGGAGATTTCCGGTGAAGACTTCCGCGAAGGCCTGACGGCCGTAATTTCGGTGAAGGTGCAGGAGCCGCAGTTTGAGGGACAGACTAAAACCAAGCTGGGCAACAGTGAGGTAAGCGGAGCCGTGAACACCGTGGTGGGCGAGATTCTGGCGCAGTACCTGGAGGAGAATCCCAAGGAAGCCGGCATCATCGTGGAAAAGGTGATTTTGGCCGCCAAGGCCCGTATTGCCGCCCGCAAGGCCCGCGAGATGGTGCAGCGCAAAACCGTGCTCGGCTCCACCTCCCTGCCCGGCAAGCTGGCCGACTGCTCCGAGTCGGACCCCGAAATCTGCGAAATCTACCTCGTAGAAGGTGACTCGGCCGGCGGTACGGCCAAGCAGGGCCGCAACCGCGCCTTCCAAGCCATCCTGCCGCTGCGGGGTAAGATTCTGAACGTGGAGAAGGCCCAGGAGCACCGCATCCTCGAGAACGAGGAAATCCGCAACATGATTACGGCCCTCGGCGTGACCTTCGGCGTGCCCGCCGACCCTGAAAAGGGCATTGAGGCCGACGCCAAAGCCTTGAACACGGCCAAGCTGCGCTACCATAAGGTCATCATCATGACCGATGCGGATATTGACGGCTCGCACATCCGGACGCTGATTCTGACCTTCTTCTTCCGCTACATGCGTGAGCTGGTGGACCGCGGCTATATCTACATTGCGCTGCCGCCCCTGTACCTGGTGAAGCGGGGCAAGGAGGAGCGCTACTGCTGGACCGAGGAGGAGCGTGCACAGGCCCAAGAAGAAATGGGCAAAGGCCGCCCCGAAACGGTAAACGTGCAGCGCTACAAGGGCTTGGGCGAGATGAACGCCGAGCAACTCTGGGAAACCACCATGCAGCCCGACACCCGCTCCCTGAAGCAGGTAACCGTAGACTCGGCTGCCGAAGCCGACCACCTGTTCTCCATGCTCATGGGCGACGAAGTGGCTCCCCGCCGCGACTTCATCGAGAAGAACGCCAAGTACGCCAAGCTGGACGTCTAA
- a CDS encoding (2Fe-2S)-binding protein: MNPEPELPANHDENRRTFLKQSSLLTALALVPGPVVEAAAAQLDERVAEAFEKIPLSLKVNGVKHKLKVEPRTTLLDLLREQLHLTGTKKGCDYGQCGACTVHVDGQRVNSCLSFAVMHEGREITTIEGLADGDKLHPMQEAFAKHDGFQCGYCTPGQIMSAVACVREGHAGSEAEIREFMSGNICRCGAYTNIVAAIQEVKNGGQKV, from the coding sequence ATGAATCCTGAGCCTGAACTGCCGGCCAACCACGACGAAAACCGGCGCACCTTTCTCAAACAGTCGTCGCTGCTCACGGCCCTGGCCCTCGTGCCCGGTCCCGTCGTGGAAGCCGCCGCTGCCCAGCTCGACGAACGGGTGGCGGAGGCCTTCGAGAAAATTCCGCTGAGCTTGAAAGTCAACGGCGTAAAACACAAGCTAAAGGTGGAGCCCCGCACGACGCTGCTCGACCTGCTGCGCGAACAATTGCACCTGACTGGCACCAAGAAAGGCTGCGACTACGGCCAGTGCGGGGCCTGCACCGTGCACGTGGACGGGCAGCGCGTCAACAGTTGCCTGAGCTTTGCCGTGATGCACGAGGGGCGGGAAATTACCACCATCGAAGGCCTGGCCGACGGCGACAAGCTACACCCCATGCAGGAGGCCTTTGCCAAGCACGACGGCTTCCAGTGCGGCTACTGCACGCCGGGCCAGATTATGTCGGCCGTGGCCTGCGTGCGCGAAGGTCACGCGGGCTCGGAGGCGGAAATCCGGGAGTTTATGAGCGGCAACATCTGCCGCTGCGGAGCCTACACCAACATTGTGGCGGCTATTCAGGAAGTGAAAAACGGAGGACAGAAAGTATGA